The Triticum urartu cultivar G1812 chromosome 6, Tu2.1, whole genome shotgun sequence genome includes the window AAGATGTCGTTGATGAAGGAGTTCATGATGGACATGGCCTTGGAGGAGATGCCGATGTCGGGGTGCACCTGCTTGAGCACCTTGAAGATGTAGATCTTGTACGTCTCCACgctcttcttggccttcttcttccccttcttctcgCCGCCCTCCTTGGACGCCGTCTTCCCGGCCGCGGGCCTCTTCTCCGCCGCGGGCTTCTTCCCCGCCGGGGTCTTCTCCAGCGCCGGCTTCTTCTCCGCCTTAGGCGCCATGGGTGCTTCGACGGTGTGGGGAGGAGGTGGAGCTTTGTGCGAAGGTGTGGGCTGGGGGGCTGCGGATGCTGAGGTGTGTGGAGGCGGATCGGGCGGCGCGATTTGTTATATAGAGTGGGACGGAGGAAGAAGGTGGGCTGTGATTGGTGGAGATGGGATGCCGCGGATCGATGCCTTTGGGTTAGTTTCAGCCGTTCGTCGCTGTGTGTGGATGGACGGACCGGATGCGCTTTGACGCGGATCGGTGACGTGGCGGAAACGCTCACGGACGGGTCGGTCGATCGACAGTGGCCTGGCTGCGACGCCTTGCAGTTGCAGAGAGAGCGGCTTGCCGGCTGACTTCGTCGTAGACATCGCCGGCGAGCAGAACTATGAATATCACGGCCGTTTCTTTCACCTGCAATCACGCGCTGTGGGATGCCGTAGCAGGCCAGACCCATGTTGCAGAGCATGAAGACGATGCTCAGCTTCTCGCCGGTTTACGTTGGCCAGCGTGCACGTCGTCGCCGTAGCGGCCGTTGCATCAGACTGGACCTGTGAAATCCTGCAAGCCAGCATCACACTGAGCAGATTTGGTGGAGTTTCGACATCTACCGCCGTACCATGTTGGACTCCGATGACCATGCCCATCAAAACCCTTATCTCTAGTCACGTCCACTTCGGCTTGACCTCATTCACGTCGGTCTTCCGCCTGCCCGCATTCATGGCAGCATGACGACTGAGAGGCCTACTTGGCGGACTCCTCCTCCTCCGCAGATCATACCCGCACTCCTTATCCTCTCCCACCCATCTACCGATCGTCACACATCACCACACCACCGGCCACCGCGAGGGCCAAAGAAGTAATCCTCGGCGCACGACAACATGTTCGGGGGCAACTCTATAAACCAGGTGCCGCTTTGGGTGACAGTTCCTCTGCAGGTGGACTGGGTGCCAATCTCGAAGGAGAAGGTGTGGACGTTTGAGGAGGAGCGAGCGGAGGAGGAGGTTGCCCTCATTGCCGAGGAGGATCGTTGTTATTATGCGTCGCCGCCCGCGCATGAGGATCTTGCCCTCGATGAGTACCTGAATTGGTACCCCAAAGCACTTCTCATTGTGTCGGATATCCATCACTTATATGTGTTGATCCCGTATGAGAAGGAAGAGAAACCACACTCACACTCATTTCAGCGATTACCTGATCAAGATCAGATGGCAATGAAGGTGCCGGTGGCTTCGGAGTCCACCTTACAAGGTCAACATCTTGGtacctcaccaagtatttgtaacgccccgagaccgatgtgacaggtgtcttccagttatttgctgttgttgccttgttatttgcttgtgtgtcatgcatttcatatcatgtcattatgtgcatcgcatttgcatacatgttcgtctcatgcatctgagcattttccccgttgtccattttgcattcctgcgcccctatgtcatccggtgtccccttttgcctctttttcGTGTCCGGGTgttaaatgttctcggattggaccgagacttgtcatgcggtcttggtttactaccggtagaccgcctgtcaagtttcgtgccatttggacttcgtttgatactccaacggttaaccgagggaccgtaaaggcctcgtgtgtgttgcagcccaacacccctccaaagtggcccaaaacccacataAAACCCCTctatcatctcggtcgttcgatcactatcgcgtgaccgaaaaccgctcctcatttggagtctcctagctccctctacatatatatatatatgtggctctcccggaaaattcgcggacgaaaccctagcctccctcttcctcgcgtcgccagacATGTCCGTCCCAGACCGGACGCGTCCAGCCGCCGCGCCGGACGAATCCGGGCGCAACACGTCACCGCCGCCGGCCTCTCTCTCCTCCAGCCCCGCCGCCGGGCCGCGCGGCCCGGATCAGGCCCGCGGGGCCCATCTCGTCGCGCCGCCGCCCATCTGCCTCGCGCCCCGAGCAGCCCGTGCTCGCCCGAGCGCCGCCCACTCCCCGGTGCTCCTCCGCTTCGCCCCGCACCTCGCCGGactgctccgccgccgccgccgtcctcagGTCACGCCGCCGCCCCCACGCCATCTGTCGTTTTCTCTTGCTCCCTCTCTCATCTCGAGCTCCCTCTCTCTCTGTTGCTTCCCAAGGAGCCGCCCCTCCATGGCCGTCAGGGATCTCCGCACCCGGGCCGCCCCAAGCATCCTCGTCGCCGGGAATGGAGTCCTCGCTCCCGGATCTGTACCTCCCCGCCATCTCCCCTCGTCCCCGGAGCCCGAGCGCCGCCGTGCAGCTTGACCTTCTTCAACCTCCGACCGGGATCCCTCCATCCACGCCCGTGCCAGATCTACCTCGTTCCGCACCCAGTGAACCAAACGCGATCCGGAACCACACCATCCAGCTTCCGGAGGGTAAAATTCCACCAAGTCCCCAACATTTTTAgcattcttcatcgcatcataactttgcacccgtcgctccgttttgggcgtgtagcatatcgaatTGTTCATCTCAATGAGTATTTCATTTCATCTCATtacatcatgttcatttgagtttatcttgatgccctaaatgctattgcaagagtgctagtttatattagtttcagatccatatcagtaattggacatttgtcattttttccatgattaatgtgtgcctcctatgatcttaagccctacatgtgttttgaagtatgccatgccatctttacaggggtgtatgccatgtatttttgtgatctttgtggtgactagcacaagcatgcaaagtagctctcgtgatgttgctgatttcagggacttagaatttcactgtccttttcctgctgttatttttatgccatgtattcatgttggtatagagtgatccatgcctcttttgagcatgattagtaaggatgttttttagatattgtagtgctctatcaatccatgtctttgtttgcatttatggagcaccttagcttgagtcaatcgagctctacttttgctataaaatgttcatggcagaatgtttacgtgttTAGCTTTTTTgtcgaggttgttgtagttgatccatgcatgttatgttgttgttcttgccatgtttagcttctatgccatgtctacttgctgggtgtatgcttagtttgtcatgtaatgccttgtggtgagtgcatcgagctcgcaaacatgcctacttgatatctgttttgccatgttccagttttcttctaagtctgaatctgttaacggtaattgctatgttcacatggttgccattgtattttctgatcccttttggcttatggtcagtaaatGACTTATGTTGTATGATTTGAGTActttcatgtcatgccttgctttgccatgatatgttcctgtagcatgttgttatcttactctaaacattgcttcctgatgttaattcctggcatgttgtttatttcactaagtctgtaacctgataccttttgcacttttgccatgcttgtttgaacctactattgagtgaattagccgtagctcagtgttcatcttttgtcaagcatcttgagtggatcacttccatgcattttgttgttatgtttgagtgcagtagcttgttgttcttgatgcatttagatggcctcgtgctgttaatcgtagctttgtgccatatttgttttgcttgccatttccaaaccgtgcatccaattccggtgatctttatatcgatttcgaccgaaatcaactcatctttccagcggcactcttggttttccaagttgaggccagtttcaatctttcctttccaaagcatgcatatgcattgcatatcgcatcccgcatatcatgtcatgtgttgcatcatgctgcttgcgcattgcaccgtggttgatttttgttccctttgcttgtgttcttgctttgggtagagccgggagacaagtttaaatagtcttgatcgcgaagGTGTGAGATTGcggagtccccgtgactcacatattacttccaaaccagcttgcaggtgccgatgatatcgtgcaggtgacgcaaccaagctcaaggaggagcttgacgAAGTCCGCGTTCgttatgttgtttcgtttccagttgatcagtagtggagcccagttggggcgatcggggatctgtagcattaggggtggtcttcttctattttggttccgtagtcggaccttgattgtatctggatgttgtaatgctttactcatatattgtgtgaagtggcgattgtaagccaactatgtatctctttccttattcagtacatgggatgtgtaaagattacccctcttgcaacattgcttacaatgcggctatgcctctaagtcgtgcttcgacacgtgggagatatagccgcatcgtgggcgttacaagttggtaatcagagccttccctgacttaggagccccctgcttgatcgaatcgctggcgttgttgagtctagaaaaatgttttgagtcctttaggattatatatatcagagagtaggattctttttactcctcagtcccttcgtcgctctggtgaggcatcctggcgtagagttttgactcttctcttctcaaatttactaaaaaaaatttaggatcacgcaggtatcttggaatcgttccgatggttttgtgacgagaacattgttcactacaagaaatatgttaATACATGACGGTTCCAATCCGTCACAGCGCAGTGAAAATCTGTCAAGGATGGTCAGGCATGACGGATTCCAGatccgtcatgtatatcgcgtcataatttCACGCCACACCGTCCATGACGGTACTTGACCGTCACAGGTCTACCCCCAGGCCCGCACAGCCCAAACTAGGCCCGAGCATTTGTGACAGAATAGGCCATCACAGACAAGTGCCACGTAGCATTTTGGATTGACCTATTGGAATGACGTGGCTGCCTACATGGATACTGGTTTTCGTCATAGAAAACGTCATGGATTTATGTAAATTTTAAATTTTATATCCAGCCAATTAACCCATTTGCCTCCATGATATTTTGAGCCAGTACATTATTTTAGCATTTACACATATCATAATGCCAACTCTGGCCCAAGACAAAGTATTTCCCAAGTGTCTTACAGTACAGAGAACATGTATTATGAAGCCATCCACCTATATATACAACATAGCAGTTTACAAAATCCTCCGTGAATAGACAATTTACAACATCAATTGACAATATGGAGTTTACGTCAAAAACATATAAAAAAGATTATTATTCAACTTCTTGTCTTTGGCCCTCTTGTTCACAGCTACAATGTCCATGGCATATGTGATAGGCTGCACAAGGTAGGAATAACATGATCTGTGCAAAATTATAACAAACATTAGACATTTCTAGAGATGACCTATAAGTGTCAACATAACAAATTATACATCAGAGAACTCAAGTATTGTAGCAGCAAAAGTTGAGGCCATATAAATCCGCCGAAAAAAATTAGAAACCTAAATTGTTATAATTATTGAAGTACTACTTTGCATAACGATTATATATATTCAAGGCTAGGGGTTGCCCACTTACATTTACTTGCATTTCATACATGTCCTTAAACTGAATTTCCTCTCTGAACGAGTTAAGCTGACGACTAATAGAATCTGCAAGCTCCCAAAGAAGAATTCCCAAGGTGTGTGATACTGATATGGGTGAGGGTACTCACTGGTTACAATATAGCAAGGAGCACAGAAGAGGGCATAATACAACAATACATCACAATTTTACACATCGGTCAAGGAGAAGAATACCATGTAAGAAATCATGTTCCCTGTTGCATAGACAGAGCATTACTGATTCATCCCATATGCCATGGAACAGAAAACAATGGAACTGCTGCACCATAGTACTTACATGTGTTTCTTGATTATTTTTTTCAACAAGCAACGCCTCAAGCTCCTTGGTTGATGCCTCAAGCTCAGCTACATTGTGTACTGAATGAGAAGACCCAAACCTGGATCAATGGAATGGAAAAACTTATCAAACAAAAATTACAGAATATTTCCATTCAGCTCTAAGTACAAGCTGCCTTTTTAGTGTGCGGAATAGAAGCAACATTATGTAAATTCTATTTATAACTTGCAGCTTTAGCGGCTTGAAAATATGCTCGTATGTATCAAAATAAGTGTGAACGCCACTCTGGCATCTTTTGGTTCTTTGTGATGCAAATGAGTAACTCTTGAACTATTTTCGAATTCCTTACAGAAATTTGCAACATCATGAATAACAAGAGAAAATGGCTTTAAGCAGTTAAAATACTGATGCTAGTATGTTGTAAGCAGAGGAAATAAGTACAGAGCAATCTTACGTTCAGCAAGCAGCCCACCAATAAAGCTAATGTGAAAGCAAGCAAATACTCTTCATTGAAGATGCAAGGCCAAGACTACATCTTAACAAAACCAAAACTTAAAACTGTACTACTACTTCTATATTGTCGGTGGCGACCAAGCAGAGGTGTACCGACTATATTGTCCAGACCAAAGAAATTGGTTTGAAAATCAGATATGCAGTTTCATTTCACTAATACTAGCATGTAAATGTTATCTAAACAGAATCAAAATCTTAAAAGAATTATGCCTTCCAAAATGTCTTACTCCACTAACTGAATTCTTGCAGACTGATAATGAATAAGAACATAGAGGCTACCTTTGTTCTAGGTCAGCAATATTGTAACTTGTGTGTGGTTGTATTGAACCAACTCGGAGAAACAGAATGTGAATGCACTCAAACTGGCCTACGAAATACAAAAAATGTATGAAAATGTATCATAAGAAAACAAGAATATAAAATATATTGCCACACGGTAAAAACTACCAGTTAAAAGAATGGACGTGCCTACATCTCACATCCAAATCCTTTTGCACTTCAATATATGCAATCAGGGTAGGATAGCCGCAATACATTTAGCTCTGCAAAATTATGTGCATAGTAACTTTCACTTCAATATATTAGTACATTTCAGTTCAATATATTTTGATGCTATTTCTTTGACCCCTTCAACTAATGCAAGGGTCGTTATCATTGTGTTTGGCCCTTTTCATGAAACAATTCCTTCTCATCGCTTATAGGGCAGCAAGTACAATTAGGTTAAGTAGAATGTACTCACAAATTAATGAGAAACTTATTCATGTGTATCTATGTACAGATGCAAGTGACTACAGATACAAGTGTGATCCAGATTTTGGGTacagggagggagagagagagattacCACATCCACATCCAGGTTGTAGGTGTCGCGTCGAGGAGGAGGCAGATCGACGCACGCGAGGACGATCTATACATCACCGGATGGGAGGACAGGCTTCAGGGGCAGAGGTGCCTGAGTTGTACCGAAACGTGTCATTGGAGGTAGAGGACGAGAAGGACTACCGGCGTTCGCTGCCACCATCTTCGAGCAAGACAAGGCCGTGGCCCCCGCACTCGTCCCAAGTATGCCACTGCAGGTTGCGTCGCCTCAGCACATCCTGCGGGAGGAGGGCATCCGCGCTTCCATGTTCTAGGAGCACCATCTAGCAGGCGATAGGCGACGGAGAGGATCCATCGGAGCTGCCCCGtcgccgaaaccctagccatggGGAGGGCCTGCCGGCGACCGCTGGTGGCCGGGAGCTGTGAATCTAGCTACAGGGGAGGAAGGAGCGGGGCGGGAGGAAGATGAGGGTGTGCTGCGCACCGGCCATACCGCGGGAAGTCATCGGAATCGGGTGGCGGCGCGAGGAGTCGTGTGTGGGAGAGAGGGGGCTCGGGAGAGAGGAAAGGCTgcggaggagggggagagggagtgGGTTGAGGAGAAGTTTTAGGGTTTGCATTTTTTATATGGGGAATGCTTAGGCGGGCTTGAGCGGGCTTATGCGGGCTTGCGAGGCTGTACCAGGTCGTCCATGACAGTTTTCGAATTTGTCATGGGAAATCCGTCATGGATTAACAGGTTTCTTGTAGtggttcttggtgcctcctaacatttaggggttgtggcagtgtcccggggagttgagctccgcggtgttgtcgtcacaattttatcgttgcaattctggaatacctgagtttcaccgacatcgaaaatctcttttatgcagttgttggtgagtgataacccacaagtataggggatcgcaacagctttcgagggtagagtattcaacccaaatttattgattcgacacaaggggagccaaagaatattctcaagtattagcagctgagttgtcaattcaaccacacctggaaacttaatatctgcagcaaagtgtttagtagcaaagtaatatgatagtggtggtagcagcaacaaaagtaaagactgcaaaagtaatgtttttggtattttgtagtgattgtaacagtagcagcgggaaaataaataagcgagaaccagtatatggaaaactcgtaggcaccggatcagtgatggataattatgccggatgcggttcatcatgtaacagtcataacataaggtgacacagaactagctccaattcatcaatgtaatgtaggcatgtattccgtatatagtcatacgtgcttatggaaaagaacttgcatggcatcttttgtcctaccctcccgtggcagcagggtcctattggaaactaagggatattaaggcctccttttaatagagaaccggaacaaagcattagcacatagtgaatacatgaactcctcaaactatggtcatcaccgggagtggtcccgattattgtcactccggggttaccggatcataacacatagtaggtgactatagacttgcaagataggatcaagaactcacatatattcatgaaaacataataggttcagatctgaaatcatggcactcaggccctagtgacaagcattaagcatagcaaagtcatagcaacatcaatctcataacataatggatactagggatcaaaccctaacaaaactaactcgattacatgataaatcttatccaaccaatcaccgtccagcaagcctacgatggaattactcacgcacggcggtgagcatcatgaaattggtgatggaggttggttgatgatgacgacggcgacaaatccccctctccggagccctgaacggactccagatcagccctcccgagaggttttagggcttggcggcagctccgtatcgtaaaacgcgatgatttcttctctctgatttttttctcatcgaaactcaatatatggaggtggagttggagtcggagacgcaatagggggcccacgaggtagggggcgcgccccccaccctcgtgagaagggtgtgggccccctggtcttcatctttggcgagaattttttattgttttttctaagatgttccgtggacttgcaggtcattccgagaatattttttttctgcacataaaacaacaccatggtaattctgctgaaaacagcgtcagtccgggttagttacattcaaatcatacaagttagagtccaaaacaagggcaaaagtgtttggaaaagtagatatgatggagacgtatcaactcccccaagcttaaacccttgcttgtcctcaagcaattcagttgacaaactgaaagaaagaaagaaaaacttttacaaactctgtttgctcttgttgttgttgtaactatgtcaagccagcattcaagttttcagcatagatcataactaaccacacttgcaataattctcaggtctcatcattactcatatcaatagcataatcaactagcaagtcataataataaatctcggatgacaacactttctcaaaacaatcataatatgatataacaagatggtatctcgctagccctttctgagaccgcaaaacataaatgcagagcacctttaaagatcaaggactgactagacattgtaattcatggtaaaagagatccaatcatagtcatacccaatataaattaacaatgatgaatgcaaatgacagctgtgctctccagctagtgctttttaataagagggtgatgactcaacataaaagtaaatggataggcccttcgcagagagaagcatggatttgtagaggtgccagagctcggttttgaaatagagataaattgtattttgagcggtatactttcattgtcaacgtaacaacttaAAGATGGCGGCATCTTCCATggtaaacacattataggcggttcccaaacagattggtaaagtttatactccccctccaccaacaagcatcaatccatggcttgctcgaaacaacgagtgcctccaacatacatcaggtcccagggggagttttgtttgcaataaattttgatttagtttgcataaagcatgggactgggcatcccggtgaccagccattttctcgtgagtgaggagcggagtccactcctcttgagaataacccgcctaacacggaagataaggacaacctttgttgatacatgagctattcgagcatacaaaacagaatatttatttgaaggtttagagtttggcacatacaaatttacttggaacggcaggtagatactgcatataggaaggtatagtggactcatctggaataattttggggtttaagggattggatgcacaagcagtattcccgcttagtacaagtgaggctagcaaaagactggaaagcgaccaactagagagcgacaacagccatgtacatgcattaaaattaataaacattggatgcaagcatgagtaggacataatccaccatgaacataaatatcgtgaaggctatgttgattttgtttcaactacatgcgtgaacatgtgccaagtcaagtcacttaaatcattcaaaagaggataccaccccatcatactgttggggaacgtagtaatttcaaaaaaattcctacgcacacgcaagatcatggtgatgcatagcaacgagagaggagagtgttgtctacgtaccctcgtagaccggaagcggaagcgttagcacaacgcggttgatgtagtcgtacgtcttcacggcccgaccgatcaagcaccgaaactacggcacctccgagttctagcacacgttcagctcgatgacgatccccggactccgatccagcaaagtgtcggggaagagttccgtcagcacgacggcgtggtgaaaatcttgatgttctaccgtcgcagggcttcgcctaagcaccgctacaatattatcgaggattatagtggaggggggcaccgcacacggctaagagaacgatcacgaagatcaacttgtgtgtctagaggtgcccccctgcccctgtatataaaggagcaaggggggaggccggccggcccttgaggcgcgccaaggaggggggagtcctcctcctagtaggagtaggactcgcctttcctagtccaactaggaagaggggagggggaaggaaagagagggagagggagagggaaagaggggccgcaccccctcccctagtccaattcggactccccatgggaggggcacgccacctcctgggctgctgccctctctctcccctcaggcccactaaggcccaatacttccccggggggttccggtaacccttccggcactccggttttctccgaaatcacccgaaacacttccggtgtccgaatatagccatccaatatatcgatctttatgtctcaaccatttcgagactcctcgtcatgtccgtgatcatatccgggactccgaacaacctttggtacatcaaaatatataaactcataatgaaacgtcattgtaacattaagcgtgcggaccctacgggttcgagaataatgtagacatgaccgagacacgtctccgttcaataaccaatagcggaacctggatgctcatattggctcctacatattctacgaagatcttttatcggt containing:
- the LOC125513495 gene encoding histone H2B.1-like, with protein sequence MAPKAEKKPALEKTPAGKKPAAEKRPAAGKTASKEGGEKKGKKKAKKSVETYKIYIFKVLKQVHPDIGISSKAMSIMNSFINDIFEKLAGESAKLARYNKKPTITSREIQTSVRLVLPGELAKHAVSEGTKAVTKFTSS